TTTACGAATTAATTTTTTTAAAAAAGGAAAGGGATTTAGACATGATTGTAAAAACAGAAGAAGAATTACAAGGTTTAAAAGAAATCGGTTATATCTGTGCCTTAGTCAGAGATAAAATGCAAGCAGCAACCAAACCAGGTGTAACAACTAAAGAATTAGATGATATCGCAAAAGAATTATTTGAAGAACACGGCGCGTTATCAGCACCGATTCATGATGAAAAATTCCCTGGCCAAACATGTATCAGTGTAAACGAGGAAGTTGCACATGGTATTCCAGGTAAACGCAAAATCCGCGAAGGCGATTTAGTCAATATTGATGTTTCTGCTTTAAAAAACGGCTTATATGCAGACACTGGTATATCTTTCGTAGTTGGAGAAGCTTCTGATCCTATGAAACAAAAGGTATGTGAAGTAGCGGAAGAAGCCTTTGATAATGCTATGAAAAAAGTAAAACCGGGCAGCAAATTAAGTCAAATCGGAAAAGCGGTGCATGCGACAGCACGTAAAAATGATTTGAAAGTCATTCGTAATTTAACAGGACACGGTGTAGGCAGCTCGTTACATGAAGCACCAAGCTATGTTTTGAACTATTACGATCCAAAAGAAAAAACTTTACTTAAAGAAGGGCTTGTCTTAGCAGTAGAACCTTTCATTTCTTCTAATGCAACATTTGTAACAGAAGGCAAAAATGAATGGGCGTTTGAAACGAGCGATAAAAGCTATGTTGCACAAATTGAACACACTGTGATAGTGACAAAAGATGGTCCATTACTTACAACTAAAATCGACTATGATAAAGAATCATAATACTATTGAAATCGTACTGTAATCCTCCTAAAGCAACTTAGGACTAAAGTATGAATGAAAGATGGTTCCGGAGACTATCCCTATGTCTCCGGCTTTCTTTTATAATGGAATCAATAATAAATGAGGTGATTCCATGAACTTGTTTACAGTATATCTAGAAAAGATATATCAACATACGATTCAAAGTAGTATTGTGCATTGCCAAGAAAGTTTAAATAAAAAACTACATTCTACGAAACAATATATTCATTACTTGAATCGTAAAAGAGTCAATATCGTAGAGTTGATTGAAAGATTAACGATTGAAATTGAAAATAAATATATTGATTTATTAGATCAATATCAAATCTCTAATATTCAACGTATGGAGAATATTGAAAACGCAGAATTAAATTCATTGATGAAAGAATTAAATGCAGCAGAGTCTGACTGTGCAAGAATTGAAGCGGATTTATCTTATCAAAATAAAACACGAATTACTTTAGAAAGAGAATGTGATATGATTGCACAAATGAGTTTAGTTGCGTAGAAAAGGTGGCGAAAAATGACAAATAAATATATCTCGACTGAGATGTTGATTATTTTCACAGCATTAATGATAATAGCCAATTTTTACTATATTTTCTTTGAAAAAATTGGCTTTTTGCTCGTCTTGTTATTAGGAATTATCTTAATCTATGTCGGCTACCTGTATTTCCACAAAGTAAGAGGATTGCTTGCTTTCTGGATAGGTGTGTTACTGGTTGCCTTTACGTTATTTTCTAATAAATATACGATTATCATCCTGTTCATTTTCATGATTTTATTGATAATCCGTTATATTGTCTTTAAATTTAAACCACTTAAAATAATTGCTTCAGATAAAGAAGTGACTTCACCTGCATTTATTAAACAGAAGTGGTTTGGTAATCAACGTACCCCTGTTTATGTTTATAAATGGGAAGATATGCAGATTCAACATGGAATCGGTGATATTCATATTGATTTAACTAAAGCAGCCAATATTAAAGAAAATAATACGATTGTGGTCAGACATTTCATCGGAAAAATATTAATTATTGTTCCAACAAATTATAATGTTAACTTACATGTAGCTGCATTTTATGGTAATGCATCTATTAATCACGAAACTATTAAAGTGGAAAATAATCATATACAAATGAAAGAAGAAACGAAAGCAGAGAATTACAACATTAATATCTACGCGTCTACATTTATCGGAGATGTAGAGGTGGTCTATCGATGAATCACTATATACGAGCGATAGGTTCAATGTTGATATTAGTTTACAGTATATTAGCCATCTTCTTTTTCATAGATAAAGTCTTTGTAAATATTATTTTCTTCCAAGGTATGTTTTATACACAAATCTTTGGTATTCCAGTTTTTTTGTTTCTAAATATCATTGTAATACTCATGAGTATTATTGTAGGTTCAGTATTAGCCTATAAAGTGAATCAGCAAAATCACTGGATTAAAGATCAAATTGAGCACTCTATTGAGGGTGAAGTTGTCGGTATTAATGATCAGAATATCGAACTCTATCAAGAAACGTTGGAAATTTATCATATGTTGGCACCATTGAACCAAGAATTGCATCGCTTGCGGATAAAAACTCAAGATTTGACTAACGAAACTTATAACTTGAATGATACGAAGGTAAAGAAAATAATAGAAGATGAGCGACAACGCTTAGCAAGAGAATTACATGATTCTGTAAGCCAGCAACTGTTTGCGGCGAGTATGATGTTATCAGCTATTAAAGAAACTAAATTAGAGCCTCCGCTAGACCAGCAAATTCCGACATTAGAAAAAATGGTTCAAGACTCTCAGCTAGAAATGCGTGCTTTGCTGCTGCATTTACGTCCTTTGGGATTAAAAGACCGTTCTTTAGGTGAAGGGATTAAAGATTTAGTTATCGATTTGCAGAAAAAGGTGCCGATGAAAGTGGTTTATGATATTGAAGATTTTGAAGTGCCTAAAGGAATCGAAGACCATCTTTTTCGTATTACACAAGAAGGAATCTCCAATACATTACGCCATGCAGAAGGTTCAAAATTAACCATCGATTTATTTAACAAAGATGACTACTTGCTTTTGCGGATTCAAGATGACGGCAAAGGTTTTGATGTCGATGAAAAAATGGAAAAAAGTTATGGATTAAAAAATATGCGAGAACGCGCATTAGAAATCGGAGCAACACTGCATATTGTATCCTTGCCAAGTGCAGGGACTAGAATTGAGGTGAAAGCTCCGCTGAATAAGGAGGAATTTGATGACGATTAAAGTGCTATTTGTGGATGATCATGAAATGGTTCGTATCGGCATTTCAAGTTATCTGTCAACACAACCTGATATTGAAGTAGTAGGGGAAGGTAAATCTGGAAAGGAAGCGATTGAAAAAGCGCATGAGCTGCAACCGGATTTAATCTTGATGGATTTATTGATGGAGGATATGGATGGCGTAGAAGCTACGCAACAAATAAAGAAAGACTTGCCTAAGATTAAAGTATTGATGTTAACGAGTTATATTGAAGATAATGAAGTTTATCGTGCTTTAGATGCAGGCGTAGACAGCTATATACTTAAAACTACGAGTGCAAGCGATATTGCAGAAGCAATTAGAAAGACGCAGCATAATGAATCTGTGTTTGAAGCGGAAGTGCTGGTTAAGATGCGCAATCGCATGAATCAACGTGCTGAGTTATACGAAATGCTCACAGAACGTGAAATGGAAATTTTATTACTGATTGCTAAAGGTTATTCCAATCAAGAGATTGCAAGTGCATCGCATATTACAATTAAGACAGTTAAAACCCATGTGAGCAATATTTTAAGCAAATTGGAAGTGCAAGATAGAACACAAGCTGTTATTTATGCTTTCCAACATGATTTAATCCAATAATAACAAGGAGCTGAGACATATGATGTTGTCCCAGCTCCTTGCTCTATTCATATTTATTTATTATTTATTTTGAGCAGCAATTTCATAGCCGTCTTGTACTAAATCTAATTCACCTGTATGCGGATCAATCACTAATCCGTGAATTGGTACAGATTTATCAAATAATGGATGATTATAAACCATATCAATATTTCGACGAACGTTTTCTTCAGCGTCTGTAAATCCTTGTAAGAAGCTATCGACGTCTACTCCAGAGTGTTCGATAATCTTAAATGTTTCTTCTGATACACCGCGTTCTTTCATTGCATTTTTAACAGTGCTGACATCAAGACAACCCATACCACAATCTTTATGCGCCATAATGATTATTTCTTCTGCACCTAATGCATAAATGCCTACTAATAAACTTTTAATTGTAGAACCATAGGGATGCGTAATAATTGCACCAGCATTTTTAACAACTTTTAAGTCACCATTATTAAATCCTAATGCTTTCGTACCTAAATCTTGTAAACGTGTATCCATACATGTGAATAACACGGCTTTTTTATCTGGTTTTTTGCTCGTAGAATAGTTTTCAAATTCTTTATTGTCTACGAAATCTTTATTATAAGCGAGAATGCTTTCTAATAATGTCATTGTTTACACTTCCTGTTTCCTTGTAATTGTTTAAGTTTATGTTTTCTCAAGTTGTAAGCTCTTACAGTTGAAAAAGCTATGTATCATTCAAATCTTTCAACCAATGAATAGTATACCCCAAATATTTAGAGTTTGAACATTTTATGAACTGTTTTTTCAAAAAACTTCTTAAACCATGGGTATTGTCTATTCAGATAGCTATTGTGCATGCAGAGAATAAAGGCTGGAACAACTTAATGTCCCAGCCTTTCGCTAGTAATTATGAACGTTCACTATGAGGATTTTGTAGTTCAGATGTATTGAACTCATGTTCTTCTAGTGAATCAGCGTGTTTTAGTGTACGTCTTTGATTGATAATCGCATTAATTTCAGCACCTACAATGATAATAAAGCCTGTGATATAGAGCCATAACATTAACACGATAATACCTCCGATACTGCCATATGTTTTAGAGTAGTTAGCAAAGTTGCTTACGTACAAACCAAATGCTGCAGTCCCTACAATCCAGACGATTGAAGCAAATAAGGCTCCTGGAAGTACCGATTTCCATTTGATTTTAATATTCGGTGCCAAGGTATAGAGCGTCGCAAATAATAAGAATATGACGACGAACGGCAAGGCATAACTCAAGACATTAAATATCCATTTGATCTGACTATCCAAGCCTAGCGGACCAAACAATAAGTGTCCGATTTGCTGACCGAATACAGGGAAGATCATTGCTGCGATAAATACCGCACCCATGATAACTGTAAAGAGCACACTGATTAATTTTAAGAGAATAGGATTACGGCCGTCTTCAACATCATAAGCAACATTAAAAGCATTCATTAATGCTGTCATTCCATTGGAAGCGGACCATAATGCTAAAATCAAACCAACAGATAAAATACTGCCACTTGCATTTTTCATAATATCGCCGATAATGCCAGTTAACAAATCTGCTGTAGAAGCAGGCGCATTCTTAGCAATCATATCCACAATTTTATTGCGGTCAATTTTAAATAATGGCAATAGTGACATCAAGAATAACAACATAGGGAAGAGCGACAACATGAAATAATAGGAAAGTTGTGCTGCTAATCCCGATGCATCATCTTTACCGATTCTATAAATCAGATAAGATAAAAAGTTTGAATCTTTTGTATATTTTGCAGGTTTATTATTTTTAGCGACAAAGAAAGTTTGATTTGGTTTCTTTGGTGTTTTGGATTGAAATTCTTGCGGCGGCACATACTTATTATCCTGCTGATGCGTCACTTGTGCCGATTTCTCTTTCACCTTATTTAATAAACCAGAGTTACTTTCTTTGTTATGGTCATTTTTCTTTGACATAACACTGACTCCTTCGTGACATAAATAAATTTTTTAGTTGAAAAAAGGGGGATAGCGCCACCCCTAAGTGCTAGGTGTGCTTATCCCTTGAAATAAACCATATTAAATTGGCAATGAATTAGCCGTTTAAATGTTTATCATTGTTTTTACGCTCTTGGAATGTATTCTTTGCATCTTTAAGCGCACGTTCTAATTCTGGATTATTACGGCGAATTTCTTCGACTGCATCTTTCCAATACATGATTTCATCTTTGATGACGTTAAATTTAGAAGGTTGGTTGCTGCGTTTACCTTCTTTCATATTTGTATAGCTGTTTTTAAGAGCTGTACGAGTATTTTTATCAGCAAGAGTAATCGCGCCGCCGATAACTGCGCCTAAAAGAATTCCTGGTACAAGTTTGTTATTCATAATTCATCTACCCCTCTTTTAATTTTGAATCTTTAAGAATATAATCGATTAAATTATCACAAGATGATTGTATCATATCGAAGACACCCTCAAAGTTATTAGTGTAATAAGGATCAGGTACATCTTGTTCATCCATATCACTGAAATCCAGCAATTTATATAATTGGCCTTTCAAATGTGGATTAATCTGTTTAATATTATCCACATTACTTTGATCCATTGCAATAATGTAATCAAAGTCATCAGATGCTTTGAAGAGTTCGCTGATCATACCGTCGAATGGAATATTATGTTCTCTTAGAATACTTTGTGTCCCTTCATGTGGCGGTTCACCTAGATTCCATTTACCTGTACCGCGAGAAGTCACTTCAATATCATCGATGTTACGGTCTTTTAAACGCTGTTTCATAATAGCCTCAGCCATAGGTGAACGGCAAATATTGCCTAAGCAGACAAATGCAACTGTAACCATGTTTTACCTCCAAATGATATTTTGCCGGGTAAATATTAAATACATATGTTAGCTTATATAAGGTATACCTATCGTTCCATAGATTGTATTTACCCGAACATTTATAAAATATACCTGTATATCACTATATTATCGGTTTTTGTGACATATCTAAAGAGAGAATTTCTCTTTTTTCGTTAAAAGTTTTCATTAAAACCGTACTTTGATAGAATAAAAAAATAAAGAGGTGAAAAAAATGGAGTCAAATAATAGAGAAATGATTGAAGAAATCCGTAAACAATTAAATGTTGTCAATGTGCAACTGATTGATCCTGATAAATTTGAAGATGCTGACGAAGAAAAGGTTAAAGAAATTCATGACTTTGTGACATCTAAAGATAATTTTTCACCTAGTGAAGTGACAGCTATTGCTTCTGAGCTCGGTGAATTACGCCAATCATAAGAAATAACAACTAATAGAATTCAAGGGGGAATTGATTCATGACACAATTACAAGACAAATTAAAACAGTATGCACAATTAATCGTAGATGTAGGGATGAATGTACAAGAAGGTCAACCAGTATTTATACGTTCTTCAGTCGATGCATTAGAATTAACACATGATATCGTAGAAGCGGCTTACGAACGTGGTGCTTCTGATGTACGTGTTAAATATGCTGATGATACGTTGACACGCTTAAAGTTTGAATATGAAGATGCTGAGTATTTTGCTGAAAGAAGCTTAAAACAATATGATGTGGACGAACGTATGGATTACGTCGAACGCGGAGCTGCAAACTTAGCTTTAATCAGCAGTGATCCAGATTTACTAAGCGGCGTAGAGAGTGATAAAAAG
Above is a genomic segment from Staphylococcus piscifermentans containing:
- a CDS encoding low molecular weight protein-tyrosine-phosphatase, with product MVTVAFVCLGNICRSPMAEAIMKQRLKDRNIDDIEVTSRGTGKWNLGEPPHEGTQSILREHNIPFDGMISELFKASDDFDYIIAMDQSNVDNIKQINPHLKGQLYKLLDFSDMDEQDVPDPYYTNNFEGVFDMIQSSCDNLIDYILKDSKLKEG
- the map gene encoding type I methionyl aminopeptidase; its protein translation is MIVKTEEELQGLKEIGYICALVRDKMQAATKPGVTTKELDDIAKELFEEHGALSAPIHDEKFPGQTCISVNEEVAHGIPGKRKIREGDLVNIDVSALKNGLYADTGISFVVGEASDPMKQKVCEVAEEAFDNAMKKVKPGSKLSQIGKAVHATARKNDLKVIRNLTGHGVGSSLHEAPSYVLNYYDPKEKTLLKEGLVLAVEPFISSNATFVTEGKNEWAFETSDKSYVAQIEHTVIVTKDGPLLTTKIDYDKES
- the vraT gene encoding cell wall-active antibiotics response protein VraT: MTNKYISTEMLIIFTALMIIANFYYIFFEKIGFLLVLLLGIILIYVGYLYFHKVRGLLAFWIGVLLVAFTLFSNKYTIIILFIFMILLIIRYIVFKFKPLKIIASDKEVTSPAFIKQKWFGNQRTPVYVYKWEDMQIQHGIGDIHIDLTKAANIKENNTIVVRHFIGKILIIVPTNYNVNLHVAAFYGNASINHETIKVENNHIQMKEETKAENYNINIYASTFIGDVEVVYR
- a CDS encoding beta-class carbonic anhydrase; this encodes MTLLESILAYNKDFVDNKEFENYSTSKKPDKKAVLFTCMDTRLQDLGTKALGFNNGDLKVVKNAGAIITHPYGSTIKSLLVGIYALGAEEIIIMAHKDCGMGCLDVSTVKNAMKERGVSEETFKIIEHSGVDVDSFLQGFTDAEENVRRNIDMVYNHPLFDKSVPIHGLVIDPHTGELDLVQDGYEIAAQNK
- the vraR gene encoding response regulator transcription factor VraR, with product MTIKVLFVDDHEMVRIGISSYLSTQPDIEVVGEGKSGKEAIEKAHELQPDLILMDLLMEDMDGVEATQQIKKDLPKIKVLMLTSYIEDNEVYRALDAGVDSYILKTTSASDIAEAIRKTQHNESVFEAEVLVKMRNRMNQRAELYEMLTEREMEILLLIAKGYSNQEIASASHITIKTVKTHVSNILSKLEVQDRTQAVIYAFQHDLIQ
- a CDS encoding YihY/virulence factor BrkB family protein is translated as MSKKNDHNKESNSGLLNKVKEKSAQVTHQQDNKYVPPQEFQSKTPKKPNQTFFVAKNNKPAKYTKDSNFLSYLIYRIGKDDASGLAAQLSYYFMLSLFPMLLFLMSLLPLFKIDRNKIVDMIAKNAPASTADLLTGIIGDIMKNASGSILSVGLILALWSASNGMTALMNAFNVAYDVEDGRNPILLKLISVLFTVIMGAVFIAAMIFPVFGQQIGHLLFGPLGLDSQIKWIFNVLSYALPFVVIFLLFATLYTLAPNIKIKWKSVLPGALFASIVWIVGTAAFGLYVSNFANYSKTYGSIGGIIVLMLWLYITGFIIIVGAEINAIINQRRTLKHADSLEEHEFNTSELQNPHSERS
- a CDS encoding DUF1128 family protein, giving the protein MESNNREMIEEIRKQLNVVNVQLIDPDKFEDADEEKVKEIHDFVTSKDNFSPSEVTAIASELGELRQS
- a CDS encoding YtxH domain-containing protein, producing MNNKLVPGILLGAVIGGAITLADKNTRTALKNSYTNMKEGKRSNQPSKFNVIKDEIMYWKDAVEEIRRNNPELERALKDAKNTFQERKNNDKHLNG
- the vraS gene encoding sensor histidine kinase VraS; this translates as MNHYIRAIGSMLILVYSILAIFFFIDKVFVNIIFFQGMFYTQIFGIPVFLFLNIIVILMSIIVGSVLAYKVNQQNHWIKDQIEHSIEGEVVGINDQNIELYQETLEIYHMLAPLNQELHRLRIKTQDLTNETYNLNDTKVKKIIEDERQRLARELHDSVSQQLFAASMMLSAIKETKLEPPLDQQIPTLEKMVQDSQLEMRALLLHLRPLGLKDRSLGEGIKDLVIDLQKKVPMKVVYDIEDFEVPKGIEDHLFRITQEGISNTLRHAEGSKLTIDLFNKDDYLLLRIQDDGKGFDVDEKMEKSYGLKNMRERALEIGATLHIVSLPSAGTRIEVKAPLNKEEFDDD